The following proteins come from a genomic window of Anopheles ziemanni chromosome 3, idAnoZiCoDA_A2_x.2, whole genome shotgun sequence:
- the LOC131288853 gene encoding uncharacterized protein LOC131288853: MSSQNLIRPGLTTPFTGHLTQIKLRLRKKVPRLTANDVRRERIPYYEAIASELYEEGYVNAAFLVLHLIEYEDQYVRPTSDPSVEDRRLRHSRPLLDFFRDSLATAEANKQLERFDSELSELLTIARKLVRDSEKHWLAQQFFLIALDRCIDCCPVGRVKWDALVRYYYAGFLIKQRNHLEAMKMLEHATTSLEKENMEETLTTLDENGERLIVAINTLLFDVNRQLAEDCKTASAWIQEQYIRDAHTAALKTSKPSIMAEALFAYGRFLFSKGQYREALEKYNQAFQQAELDGKKEELLCSVTLARAATYHRLKQPMKCEAMFQLVDRRTRSEQVPVPSLCRANYYYTAATLELEDDPNEPERIEWLADRLRQAANTFRHFGQEDKTVAGRCLEALVRGERTFGVYATELLPAAASTSDDALFRVIDWVGF, encoded by the exons ATGTCATCGCAGAACCTGATCCGTCCCGGTCTGACGACACCTTTCACCGGACATCTGACACAAATAAAATTGCGATTGCGAAAGAAAGTGCCCAGACTCACCGCAAACGATGTCCGGCGTGAAAGAATTCCCTACTACGAGGCCATCGCCAGCGAGCTGTACGAGGAAGGGTATGTCAACGCGGCCTTCCTGGTGCTACATCTGATCGAGTACGAGGACCAGTACGTCCGACCGACATCAGACCCTTCGGTTGAGGACCGGCGTCTGCGACACTCACGCCCATTGCTGGATTTTTTCCGCGACTCGCTAGCAACGGCCGAAGCGAACAAGCAGCTGGAAAGGTTCGACAGTGAATTGAGTGAGCTGCTGACGATTGCGAGGAAACTGGTACGGGATTCCGAAAAACATTGGTTGGCGCAGCAGTTCTTCCTGATCGCACTGGATCGTTGTATTGATTGCTGCCCGGTGGGGCGTGTTAAGTGGGATGCATTGGTGCGGTACTACTATGCGGGGTTTCTCATCAAACAGCGGAACCATCTGGAGGCGATGAAAATGCTGGAACACGCAACGACGTCTTTGGAAAAGGAGAATATGGAGGAAACGTTGACAACTTTGGATGAGAACGGCGAAAGGTTGATCGTCGCCATCAACACTCTACTGTTTGACGTCAACCGGCAGCTTGCGGAAGACTGCAAAACGGCTTCAGCGTGGATACAGGAACAGTACATCCGTGACGCTCATACGGCAGCATTGAAAA CTTCAAAACCGTCCATCATGGCGGAAGCGCTTTTTGCCTATGGAAGGTTCCTATTCTCGAAGGGCCAGTACCGGGAAGCGCTGGAAAAGTACAACCAGGCGTTCCAACAGGCTGAACTGGACGGAAAAAAAGAGGAACTCCTTTGCTCCGTAACTCTTGCCCGGGCAGCGACCTACCATCG GCTTAAGCAACCGATGAAGTGTGAAGCAATGTTTCAGCTCGTCGATCGGCGGACACGAAGCGAGCAGGTGCCGGTTCCGTCGCTATGTCGAGCGAACTACTACTACACGGCGGCCACCCTGGAGCTGGAGGATGACCCAAACGAGCCGGAGCGGATCGAATGGCTAGCGGACCGGTTGCGTCAGGCGGCGAACACTTTTCGGCACTTCGGCCAGGAAGATAAGACCGTCGCGGGCCGCTGCCTCGAGGCGCTGGTGCGCGGGGAGAGGACTTTTGGCGTATACGCGACCGAGCTGCTGCCAGCCGCCGCCAGCACTTCCGACGACGCACTCTTTCGAGTGATCGATTGGGTTGGCTTTTAG